The nucleotide sequence GCCTGCCCCTCCTGTCACCCCCCATGCCCTGCTGACTGTCAGATGATTGCGATAGGAGTGAAGCTGGGCCTGAGCTCATACAGCAGATCTGCTCCTTCACCTCTCCGACCTCAGAAGACTTGCCCTTAAATTGAGGTCTGGTCCAAAATTGGAGAAGGACTGCTTTTTGGATACATTATGCAACACAATGTAATCCCACAATGTATAACTTTAGAAAGGACCTTCTGAAGTCTGGTGAGTCTTTGGTTGCTATTCAGCCTTAAGGTGAGTGGCCTCTACCATGACAGCCATTACAGGCGAACCCGAAAACAAAGTGCTAGCAGCTTCCAGAGTTTTCACAAGCAAAGCTACATCCAGACTTTGATAATCTCCCAGAATGTTTTGGGATCAGTTGATATGTCTGGTTTTCTACAACCCAAATGTTAGTCTATGTCTGAGTTGATTCAGACTGGCAAAGGCCCTGCTGGTCTTCTTGTTTTAAACCTAGAACCTACACCTCTAGTGAATTCTAGTTTCCAAcgttgtttcattttctgttgtaCTCCAGTTTTCAGTCAGAGATGCTAAGTGGTCTTCAACTCTGGCTCTAGCATATGTGAAATGTATTAACGAAGTTCTGTGTTAACTTTTCTGTGTGTGGGAAAATGCTCTTCTTTCTGTGGCTTTCTAAATACCTGTGTTCCTTCCCCCACCCTTTCCTGTATTGTCACAATTTGGCTACTTGTTCATCAGGAGTTACTGCTGTTTCGTAGTGTCTTTGCAATGTAAGAAGTTTCCTACCAAATGTACTATAGACAAAATTCTTGAAAATCAGTTCCTGAAGCTACCTGTGGAACAGCAAATTACTTTTCCATAACTGTCctcacaaaagaaaaccaaatgtcCCACTTCAAGCCTTCCtgtcttttgctgtttttttcattgaataGTTTTCACAGacaatttgtatttatttactgagTTAATACTAATCCTTTAATTGCCACATCCTGCGCCAGCACAAAATATGTCTGGTTGCAAAGAGGTACCAGCTAACAAAGAACAAACTGAACTAGATCACTGACAGAGATGCAGATtgtaacatttcctttttcctcagaGGCATACAATTGAGGTTTGCTCAGTAAAAATGGTCATACTTGtctattcaattttttttcttgtgaggTTTGTGCAGAAGAGGCTGCACAAAGgaccaaccttttttttttttttttgcagattttttgtttcttcctcttagGTATGTTTTAATACATTTCACAATAAATAAGATCCTCCCTCATTGTAACTCATGTGAGTGCTCCTCTCTATCCACAAGTTAAACTGAGGCACAACCTAGTGAAAATTTGCCCCTGTGAATCACTAGCAATAAATGACAGCAGACCCAGATCCTTGGTGGTTTGTTCCAATCACCCTTAAGAGACCTGCCTATGAATTTAGTAAATGATGTGAATGGAGAGGGATGGTGGGTTCGTACTCATACTCCCAGCAGATGCAGGGGgctattttaatgcaaaaggCATTGTGGTCAGTGGAGACACCCTGAGGAGTATTCACAGAGTTAACTGGAGCTCTCAGGCCTACAGGACTTTTGTATGTGGTTGTGCTGTTTACTATGTTGCATGTGAATCTTGAAACACCAGCCTTGCAGACTACTTCAATTTATTACATCTTTTAAACCAACCTGAAAACAAAGCATATTTCCTACTGATTTCTGGATGCATTCTCAACTTGTGAAATGTTGAGGGATATAATGGACACAGCTAACATATGGGTCAGCAGGCAACTGTTTATTCTGGTTAACTAACTAGTACAGAATATTGGGTAAATCCATGGAACCCTTTCCTTCATGGTAAGAAATCTGCCTGTCCTCTAGCTGGGTGTgtgcaccagctctgctgagcaagATGCTGTACTCAAAGCAATTTTGCTGTGTGCAGATAATACCCTGATGACCCATGTGAGTGAAGTAAAACCTCCAGAGGGCTATTGACATCAGAAACATCCCAATGTACTGCAACTCCCTCccttccacacacacacccccccttgttgtccccccaccccaaaaaaaaaaaaaaaaaaaagcaaacccaaccCTAAACATTATGAAGAAAATAGGGGGAGAAAAGTCACATTCCTTTTCTGAATGAGTGTTGTCTGGATTCCCCTTCAGCAAGGACGAAAGTAATAAAAACTCAAGGCAATGAAAATATAGGTCTCTGTTCAACTTTAATCTTTCATTTATGTTTCCTTCTCAAAAGGTTTTCAGTTATCTAAAAATACAGTTCAAGTCTTAATCATTCCTCTAAACTTAAAAAGGTGAATTAGCCTTCTtatgtgttggggtttttttgggttttttgtggttttgtttgtttttaagcttATATTATTGATtgttaaatatgaaaataacttttcaccctgctttttctcctttggagAGCTGTGGTTAGTCCCACTGccattattttcctgaaaatggcCTTATAGCTGTAGCATAAAGTCATCTCTGCAAACATTgccctaaagaaaaaaatacaagtctACTAATATGAAATGCTATTTTGGCGTGGCCAAAGTCTACAATTCTAAAAGAAGCTGTAACATATTATATGGCAATAGCTGAAGAAAACTATTGTGTCTGTCTTCAGAGGGAGAACTGGAATAAGGAAATCCCATTTCCCAATATATTGAGCTTTTTGATAAATAATTGGGTGAGATCTGAAGAAAACGGTTTAAATCACCATCTTCTTGGAAAAACTATGAATCTTAACCCTATGTGAATATTGCAGATATGTTatacacaccaaaaaaaggaaatgttcaaagtgacattttaaaacttctaaaatGTGATACTGGAAAGAGCCATTTCTTGAGCTGTCCCATTTTATTAGGTAAATGAAAACTGTAAAGGATCATCAAAGTCTCATGCTTCAAATGCAGCCCTCCAAAGAGAGGGAATTTCCACAGATGTGCAACTGGTACATGTGGTTGAGCTTCCCTTTTTTGTTCTAGCACATCATATCAGCCATGGGCATCCCAGAGTAGGATTCCATACTAGGATGAATAAATAGCTTAATAGAGAAACCTGAAATCCAGAATCAGTAGATGAGATGAAACAAATCCAGTATCCTTATCTAAAATTTAACTTTAGATAttctgaaggaagaagaagggaaaattgTGTTAGTAGAGATGAAATTTGTCACATATCCTCAACTAGATAGGATGACCCAGATGTTACTCAGTTGTGTGTgagcattttttctttgctctgtgctGTACCTTCATGTAGGACAATGTTGGGATGATAAGAACTACTTCACCGGTTACTGTCTTCCTGATTTGCACTGTTGAATGTAAACATGCTCCAAACAAAACCCTTTATAGGCACTTAAGAACAGATTGATCTTGATTGTCCTCTGTATAGCTTCTAGATTGTCCTTCCAGTGTTAAAACTACAGGCTTGCAGATAATCCATCCTAATGTTTTaagtgttgctttttgttttttttaaaaatctgaatctTCATAGCTTTATCTTACAGTTCCTTTGAATTCTTGTGATTTAGTGCAATGGGTTTCATTTTATATAAGAGCAGCAACAGAAGTCCTTGGTTAGTATTTGGAGGAGGACAAGGTTAAATTCTCTATTGAGATATGATTCGTGAGTTGGTAGTTAGAGAGACTACTTGATACAAAGAgccaacaacagcaacaacacaaaacctTCGAAAGGCCCAGAGCCTTGAATGAGGTGAGAAGCATTCACTGGAAAAGAGAACTCAGGATGTACGTAAGCATCAGGACCAACATTAAAACTTtagcaggaggcaggaggatGCTGGCACTGGACCAGTACACCTTTCGTTCATTCAGAAACTGAGCAGGCCGGAAATTTTCAGCCATGGAGGTTGAGTTCTTCCCTTCAAAGTGGACTGTTGAAAACTGAGAAATCTGTagacatcaaagaaaaaaattgttaaatcCTTTTTCTATGGGACCTTGGAAATCACATTATATGTGTGGAGTGCCTGCATCTGTGGCATTGTTTTGAACTGTATGGATGAATTAAGCCTTGCAGGAAATAATGTGATGGAGGCTTCTGCCAGAGGTCACCAACAGATGATTTCTTGTGCCTTGGAAATCATGAGGACTTCCTTTCTGCATGAGCCAAAATGCTTTGTCCAGCTGAAGGACCTGGTTACACCAGTCCTCTTGACGCACACAGTCCTGTCTTTGTCCATCATGTCAGTGTGACACAAAGTAAGAGGACTAGGATTTATTTCTTTGCTCCAAGTTTTGAACTTGCCTCTGCAAGAAGCTGACCCAGAGCAAGCAGATGCCCCCCACCCTCGTGCACTGTGCTGTGCACTTGTGTGTGGCTGAGCATTTCCCTGTGACTGAAGTGGTGATGAGTAAACTGCAGGTAGAGAATTAAAATGCAGACGCTGGCTCtgggccaggctgtgctggctggtaATATTGCTGAGAGACCATTCCAGAACatctcaatttttaaataaggtACTCTGTCAGTTGAACAAGCTGTATTTTTGAGGCAGTCATTATTCAGCGTCCTGTTCCTCTCTACAGGACAAAAATGGGTTGTTTAAAGGTAATGCTGGTGAACtcaaaagtttttgttttgaaggaaTTTCTTCTGGTGTTGTGACATGATAAcaggagaaaagcagtgaaatttGGGGGTGAGCAGATGACAGCAGTGGAAGTGCTGCTGACGAAGTGCTGAGCTAGGTGTTTACCTGTGGGATCTTTTGGCTTTCTTTTCACATCGtcatttccccttccttcccctttcctgcctttttctgaGAGGTGATTTAATAGGGTTGAAAAACTGGCACCAGGGACTATGTTTAGGCTAATGCCAagagcgtgtgtgtgtgtcataGGAACACAGCAGTGGAGAAGCTGACAAATCTGTGTTAAACTGTGGGAGtgagcaggcagagggacaAAATAACTGTAAGCAGACCTTCCAGGGTATCCCTCTGCGACTCACCTGAACAATGCTGAGTTCAATTGGCCTCTCAAATACTGTCCAGATAACACCCTCATGGCAGTCAGGAGTGGTGAGGGAGCCCTCATACCGATAGTacctccccagctcttcctcaggTGGGAGCAGAGAACTCAGTGGCAAAGCCTCCATCTGTGCTGTTTGCCCTAGAAAAACCACATGGAAATATCACTTGTTACAAGTGTGGCTCTGAGTGCTTGAAAAACTCATTTTTATCCTTTTACTTTGAATTTCAAGTATCAATCCCTACTACAATTAGAACAGGATTGGACCATGAACTGCTTGATAGTCTATGTgtccaaaataaatacatgttaaGGATTGACCAATACAAATGTCTTACCTTTGTATTTAATATTCTCTAATTCATTTATTAGAGttgcaaaatttttattttcttctttaacctgaaatggaaatatttttattccaaataatGCACTTCTCAACAactaggtttttttaattaattgtgaacaaaccaaaaaaggcTCCCAAGGCTAAAAGAAAACACCAAGAAGAATATAGAAAAAGATAAAGGAACTAAATGGAGGAGCTGAATAGCCTGCAGGGGATAGGGAGACTTAGGTCTTAGACTGCTGTAACATTAACAGAGTCAATCACTCAGCCAAATTGTGGGTAGATTTGAGATGGACAATTAAAAATTTGGCTACCTACCTTTATAAAGAATGCTAACACAGCTACAccatctgcatttttctttgcttctgttaCATCTGAAACATCTTCTCTTATGTGCACGATGTGAAGCTGTAACACAATAGTCAAGGCCaattatttgttcattttcctGGACAGTTTGTTGCAGTAagtgcagcctggcagctgctctgcactgacTCTGCAGTGGGGCTCTCAGGGTGGGGACAGACAGCAGGAGGCCCTTGACCTGGGGCAGGAACTATGCAATACATGGCTACAATTTGAAAACTTATTAATCAAAACCAAGTATCATTTCAAACATCTCCCCGGAACGTGAAGCACTCTGTTGACTGCTGCAGCCCTCCATTTTCAGTCTGTGTGGTAGGGCAGGCAGATTTTTACGTCATGGTTTGTAAGGGAAGGGGTTTCCCTTCATGGCTCTGTGTGTTTCAGCACTGATGATTTGTCTTGCCTTGaagagagtatttttttttctggttgcaTAGGTTGATTAATGGTTGCAGGCGCAGAAATGAATACATAATACGAATAAGTAGCGTGAGAGTGTAATCAGACTGTGTAGgctttgaaatgtttctcttgCCAAAAGTCTAGATAACTCCAGATTTATTATCTGTCCTGTGCCTTTGCAATGCAAAACTAGTGTGTTTTCCTGCATGTTCCAGTTAGtgagcaaagtgtccttgcttctttttttttctactgtcaGGGTTTCATATGAGAGCAAGCCAATAGTTTTTGTGCAACAATACATTAAAAAGCCAGAGTTCTTAAGTAAAAGCCATGATCCACAAGTAGTCTCACCCACCTCCATGGCTTGTTTTTCTCCATCTATGCTGTGCTCTGACCCGGGAAGGTACTGCGACACACCTTCGGTTCCCCAGTGCAAGTGAAATTCTATTGCCTTGTATTTTCTTCCCAGACCTCCACCTCCAATTTTAGGGAATGTGCTCAATGTAACTTTAactaggaaaaacaaataagttgtttaaaaaaaaaaaatcagatcatACATTAATAGTACGTGAGAGTAGAGAGATGTGTGTGCTTGAGGTTCACATTATCTTAAAAGTTCTGGCTTGGTTTTTCGTACCAACG is from Apus apus isolate bApuApu2 chromosome 18, bApuApu2.pri.cur, whole genome shotgun sequence and encodes:
- the CA4 gene encoding carbonic anhydrase 4, which produces MELLFLVLFSLHILKTEALVGGHWCYQSQKYEHPHCEDPRHWYLTEASCQGNKQSPINIVTKNAIYDKSLKPLSFEGYDVKGSSKWNIENNGHTVKVTLSTFPKIGGGGLGRKYKAIEFHLHWGTEGVSQYLPGSEHSIDGEKQAMELHIVHIREDVSDVTEAKKNADGVAVLAFFIKVKEENKNFATLINELENIKYKGQTAQMEALPLSSLLPPEEELGRYYRYEGSLTTPDCHEGVIWTVFERPIELSIVQISQFSTVHFEGKNSTSMAENFRPAQFLNERKVYWSSASILLPPAKVLMLVLMLTYILSSLFQ